The following proteins come from a genomic window of Varunaivibrio sulfuroxidans:
- a CDS encoding MBL fold metallo-hydrolase RNA specificity domain-containing protein: protein MKITFLGGAGTVTGSKTLLALDGQSVLVDCGLFQGLKELRLKNWAPLPISPKDVDAVVLTHAHIDHSGYLPLFVKNGFKGPIVSTQGTAELCKILLPDSAMLQEKDAEFANRHAFSKHHPALPLYTRRDAEKALRLFHPIAYDTLYDLNGRLKVRFLSAGHILGAAMAKISWKKLDGTPRSLICSGDLGRPNDLVMTPPQPLPECDYLIVESTYGNRLHDNQDMEKTVADIITRTAKRGGTVLIPAFAVGRAQLILTLVHRLKKRGSIPDIPVFLDSPMAISASEIFRHHPTLHRLSATEAEDICSQARYARTPEQSIALDHDRMAKIVISASGMATGGRVLHHLKHMAPDRRNTLLFTGFQAPGTRGDTITQGATSVKIHGRQIPIQAEVHNLQMLSAHADQEEIMDWLKTSPAAPKMTYVNHGNPEASETLRARIQKDLGWACAVGESGRSVTLP, encoded by the coding sequence ATGAAAATAACATTTCTCGGAGGGGCCGGCACCGTTACCGGATCCAAGACGCTACTGGCGCTAGACGGACAATCCGTTCTCGTCGATTGCGGTCTTTTTCAGGGACTGAAGGAGCTACGCCTGAAAAATTGGGCGCCCTTGCCGATTTCGCCCAAGGATGTTGACGCCGTCGTCCTCACCCATGCCCACATTGATCATTCGGGATATCTGCCCCTGTTCGTCAAGAACGGCTTCAAGGGGCCCATCGTCAGCACCCAAGGCACCGCCGAATTATGCAAAATCTTGTTGCCCGACAGCGCCATGCTTCAAGAAAAAGACGCCGAATTCGCCAACCGCCACGCCTTTAGCAAACATCATCCGGCGCTGCCGTTATACACCCGCCGCGACGCCGAAAAGGCGCTGCGGCTGTTCCACCCCATCGCTTACGACACGCTCTATGACTTGAATGGACGCCTCAAGGTACGCTTTCTTTCCGCCGGACACATCCTGGGCGCCGCCATGGCTAAAATAAGCTGGAAGAAACTCGATGGAACGCCGCGCAGTCTTATTTGTTCCGGCGACTTGGGACGGCCCAACGATCTCGTCATGACCCCGCCCCAACCTTTGCCCGAATGCGATTACCTCATCGTGGAATCGACCTACGGCAACCGCCTCCACGACAACCAGGATATGGAAAAGACGGTCGCCGATATTATCACGCGCACCGCGAAACGCGGGGGAACGGTCCTCATTCCAGCCTTCGCCGTGGGTCGCGCGCAACTCATATTAACTCTGGTTCACCGCCTAAAAAAACGCGGCTCCATTCCCGATATTCCCGTTTTCCTGGACAGTCCGATGGCGATAAGCGCCTCGGAGATTTTCCGCCATCATCCCACCCTGCACCGCCTGAGCGCCACCGAGGCCGAGGACATTTGCAGCCAAGCCCGCTACGCACGCACGCCGGAGCAGTCGATCGCGTTGGACCACGATCGCATGGCCAAGATTGTGATCTCAGCCAGCGGCATGGCGACCGGTGGGCGGGTTCTGCACCACCTCAAGCACATGGCGCCGGACAGACGCAACACGCTCCTTTTCACCGGGTTCCAGGCTCCTGGAACCCGCGGGGACACCATCACCCAGGGCGCCACCAGCGTCAAAATTCACGGACGGCAAATTCCTATCCAAGCCGAGGTCCACAACCTGCAGATGCTGTCGGCCCATGCCGACCAGGAGGAAATCATGGACTGGCTGAAAACCAGCCCCGCCGCGCCGAAGATGACGTACGTCAATCACGGCAACCCGGAGGCGTCCGAGACCCTGCGCGCGCGCATTCAAAAAGACCTCGGTTGGGCCTGCGCCGTGGGCGAGAGCGGTCGGAGCGTCACGCTGCCTTAA
- a CDS encoding ribonuclease E/G, with protein sequence MPIYDVFIHARLGEIRTVLADERGRLIQLDIDRPLGARSVCGEIFVGRVTKIAAAIDAAFVDIGTGQAGYLDLKETRPGAGNAPDGALIEGQRMIVQAVRDPVDGKGAKLTARPSLRGRFTALTPGRPGIAFSPAIANKGQRARLRAVIEGGDERGEDPGVSVRDEASDATGAQISADLAILHKGWAEILRDAQKEPAPRRLHRPTPPFAGILEDLDAHEIRRIVCDDGALCEILHQLCARRYRGDAPVIERYDGPCALFETFDLDERVANACALRVALPSGGRLTIEETAALTVIDVDSARVAQKGSKNTRNHALSINIEAAHEAARQIRLRNLSGLIVIDMLKMSTKADRRNVRDTLIRALESDPKKPQVLGFGPSGLLELTRRRTQPPLSHVLYGPWRARVGQGRTPSDDTVAIEALNGVLAYVGANPGKIPAVSARRGVVDALRGRLLAGLRELEGRLGHALVLKVVDGENKDAFRIEETVFTSG encoded by the coding sequence ATGCCGATCTATGACGTTTTCATCCATGCCCGCCTAGGTGAAATCCGAACCGTTTTGGCCGACGAACGGGGGCGCCTGATCCAGCTCGACATTGACCGGCCGCTCGGGGCGCGTAGCGTTTGCGGTGAAATTTTTGTCGGCCGGGTCACCAAGATCGCCGCCGCGATCGACGCGGCGTTCGTCGATATCGGAACCGGGCAGGCGGGTTATCTAGACCTCAAGGAAACGCGCCCGGGGGCAGGAAACGCGCCCGACGGCGCTTTGATCGAGGGGCAGCGAATGATCGTTCAGGCGGTGCGCGATCCGGTCGATGGTAAGGGCGCGAAATTGACCGCGCGACCGTCCCTGAGAGGGCGCTTCACGGCCTTGACCCCCGGTCGTCCCGGAATTGCATTTTCACCCGCCATCGCCAACAAGGGACAACGCGCGCGTCTGCGCGCGGTGATCGAAGGGGGGGATGAGCGCGGCGAGGATCCCGGCGTTAGCGTGCGGGACGAGGCGTCCGACGCCACGGGGGCGCAAATATCCGCCGACCTCGCAATCCTGCATAAAGGCTGGGCGGAGATTCTGCGTGATGCGCAAAAAGAGCCGGCGCCGCGCCGATTGCACCGTCCCACGCCGCCTTTTGCCGGAATATTGGAGGACCTGGACGCACACGAGATACGGCGCATCGTGTGCGATGATGGCGCGCTTTGTGAAATCTTGCACCAATTGTGCGCCCGGCGCTATCGAGGCGATGCCCCGGTCATCGAACGGTACGACGGTCCCTGCGCGCTGTTCGAGACCTTCGACCTGGATGAACGCGTCGCCAATGCCTGCGCCCTGCGGGTTGCGCTGCCTTCGGGCGGGCGACTGACGATCGAAGAAACCGCCGCATTGACCGTGATCGACGTTGACAGTGCGCGGGTGGCGCAGAAAGGCTCAAAAAATACTCGAAATCATGCGCTGAGCATCAATATCGAGGCCGCCCATGAGGCGGCGCGGCAAATCAGATTGCGCAATCTTTCGGGCCTGATCGTCATCGATATGTTGAAAATGTCAACCAAGGCCGACCGCCGGAACGTGCGCGACACCTTAATCCGCGCCCTGGAGTCGGACCCTAAAAAACCGCAGGTGTTGGGCTTTGGGCCGTCCGGCCTGCTGGAGCTCACCCGCCGCCGAACGCAGCCGCCGCTTTCGCATGTTCTTTATGGTCCTTGGCGCGCTCGTGTGGGGCAAGGCCGTACGCCGTCCGACGATACGGTGGCGATCGAGGCGCTCAATGGCGTTCTCGCTTACGTTGGGGCAAATCCGGGAAAAATCCCCGCCGTCTCCGCCCGCAGGGGGGTCGTTGATGCCTTGCGGGGAAGATTGCTTGCGGGTCTACGCGAATTGGAGGGGCGCCTGGGGCACGCGCTTGTATTGAAAGTCGTCGATGGCGAAAATAAAGACGCCTTTCGAATCGAAGAAACCGTGTTCACATCGGGTTGA
- the infA gene encoding translation initiation factor IF-1, with amino-acid sequence MAKEEVLEFSGVVTELLPNAMFRVMLENGHEILAHTAGKMRKHRIRVLAGDKVSVEMTPYDLTKGRITFRFK; translated from the coding sequence ATGGCGAAAGAAGAAGTACTAGAATTTTCAGGTGTGGTGACCGAGTTGCTGCCCAACGCCATGTTTCGGGTAATGCTCGAAAATGGCCACGAGATTCTTGCGCATACCGCAGGAAAAATGCGTAAGCACCGTATCCGCGTTTTGGCCGGTGACAAGGTCAGCGTGGAAATGACCCCTTATGACCTGACGAAAGGGCGGATTACCTTCCGCTTCAAGTAA
- a CDS encoding DNA gyrase inhibitor YacG → MCGAKTVTAHRPFCSERCRMRDLGRWLNEEYRVPADAPVDDDDFSPQEN, encoded by the coding sequence ATGTGCGGCGCAAAAACCGTGACGGCGCATCGGCCTTTCTGTTCCGAACGTTGTCGGATGCGGGACCTGGGGCGTTGGCTGAACGAAGAATACCGGGTCCCCGCCGATGCGCCCGTCGATGATGACGATTTCTCACCCCAAGAAAATTAA
- the cobD gene encoding threonine-phosphate decarboxylase CobD, translating to MNTYDAGHPPTSILHGGDLREAENRFGRPSDGWIDMSTGINPWAYAFDAPNDDVWRRLPDAGAHNDLIQAARQYYGVDMSRAREISLIAAPGTQALIQWLARLRPVGRVGVVSPTYGEHALVWRRAGHRVDLLNIPEDGLDDCAVIVVVNPNNPDGRVWAVERLAALGEALSAQGRWLIVDEAFADMTPECSIIGRHDHRGVIVLRSFGKFFGLAGLRLGFAVAGRPICTGLSEALGPWHISGPALAIGRQALSDTRWIADTRARLKDSALRLDAILGAAGLVPVGGTDLFRLARVPQVARVPQASSVFAALARAGILVRRFDDHGDWLRFGLPGAPGQWSRFEKALHAALF from the coding sequence ATGAATACGTACGATGCGGGCCATCCCCCAACATCAATTCTTCACGGTGGCGACCTTCGAGAAGCGGAAAACCGCTTTGGGCGACCCTCCGACGGTTGGATCGATATGTCCACGGGGATAAATCCATGGGCCTACGCCTTCGACGCCCCGAACGACGATGTTTGGCGACGGCTTCCCGACGCGGGCGCCCATAACGATCTGATACAGGCCGCTCGGCAATATTACGGCGTCGATATGTCCCGGGCGCGGGAAATTTCCTTGATCGCCGCGCCTGGGACTCAGGCGCTGATTCAGTGGTTGGCGCGGCTACGTCCGGTTGGGCGGGTTGGCGTCGTCTCGCCGACTTATGGCGAACACGCGCTGGTCTGGCGGCGCGCCGGTCATCGCGTCGATCTTTTGAATATCCCCGAGGACGGCCTTGACGATTGCGCCGTCATTGTCGTCGTCAATCCGAATAATCCCGATGGCCGGGTGTGGGCGGTGGAACGTTTGGCGGCGCTGGGAGAAGCGTTGAGCGCGCAGGGAAGGTGGCTAATTGTCGATGAAGCCTTTGCCGACATGACGCCTGAATGCAGCATTATCGGGCGACACGATCACCGCGGGGTGATCGTGCTGCGCTCGTTCGGAAAATTTTTTGGCTTGGCGGGACTTCGTCTGGGCTTCGCCGTGGCGGGCCGTCCCATTTGCACCGGACTGTCGGAGGCTTTGGGGCCATGGCATATTTCAGGGCCGGCGTTGGCGATTGGGCGTCAGGCCCTATCCGATACGCGTTGGATCGCCGATACCCGCGCCCGGCTGAAGGACAGCGCCCTGCGCCTGGATGCGATTTTGGGCGCTGCGGGGCTTGTCCCCGTCGGCGGCACGGACCTGTTTCGCCTGGCGCGGGTTCCTCAGGTTGCGCGCGTTCCCCAAGCATCCTCCGTTTTCGCGGCCTTGGCGCGGGCGGGAATCTTGGTGCGTCGCTTCGACGACCATGGCGACTGGTTGCGCTTTGGGCTGCCGGGCGCACCGGGGCAATGGTCCCGTTTCGAGAAAGCCCTACACGCGGCGCTGTTCTAA
- a CDS encoding arsenate reductase ArsC, which produces MMDQPSAVLFACTANSIRSPMAESILKMLHGQRIYVDSVGVRGREIDGFAVAVMEEVGIDISAHVCKTFDQLEDSYFDLVISLSPEAQHRAVDMTRVMACEVEFWNTFDPSVVEGTREARLEAFRQVRDELMARIKERFPLRSMGDI; this is translated from the coding sequence ATGATGGATCAGCCCAGCGCCGTCTTGTTCGCGTGCACGGCAAATTCGATTCGCTCGCCGATGGCGGAAAGTATTCTCAAAATGCTCCATGGACAGCGCATCTATGTGGATTCGGTCGGTGTGCGCGGGCGTGAAATCGACGGCTTCGCCGTCGCCGTTATGGAAGAGGTCGGCATCGATATCAGCGCTCATGTCTGTAAGACATTTGACCAACTGGAAGATTCGTACTTCGACCTGGTCATTTCGTTGTCGCCCGAGGCCCAGCACAGGGCCGTCGATATGACGCGTGTGATGGCCTGTGAAGTGGAATTTTGGAATACCTTCGATCCTTCCGTGGTCGAGGGAACACGCGAAGCGCGCCTGGAAGCCTTTCGTCAGGTGCGCGACGAGTTGATGGCCCGGATCAAAGAACGCTTTCCCCTCCGGTCAATGGGCGACATTTAA
- a CDS encoding RluA family pseudouridine synthase, which produces MKPDDLLARLLYRDSLMLIIDKPSGLPVHGGPKGGDNLERHFDPLRFGLPKPPALAHRLDRDTSGCLILGRHTKALRKLGKLFAEGRIEKTYWAVVGNAPVETSGTIDLPLKKLTPKGGWKMTAAPNDPDARPAVTDWRVLGRAGGLAWLELKPRTGRTHQLRVHLGAIGSPIVGDKVYGASLLGDDAAPLHLHARQVIIPLYPSRAPITITAYPPPHMLTALRACGFDEAPPPVPSGESAPARQEEASKNTAK; this is translated from the coding sequence ATGAAACCCGACGATCTCCTCGCCCGCCTGCTGTATCGCGATTCGTTGATGCTCATCATCGACAAGCCGAGCGGCCTTCCCGTGCATGGTGGACCAAAAGGCGGCGACAATCTGGAACGTCATTTCGACCCGTTGCGTTTCGGTCTTCCCAAACCGCCCGCCCTCGCCCACAGACTCGATCGCGACACCAGCGGCTGTCTGATTTTGGGTCGCCACACCAAGGCGCTACGCAAACTCGGCAAGCTGTTCGCCGAGGGCCGGATCGAAAAAACCTATTGGGCGGTCGTTGGCAACGCCCCAGTGGAAACGTCGGGAACGATCGACCTTCCTCTCAAAAAGCTAACCCCTAAGGGCGGCTGGAAAATGACCGCCGCCCCGAACGATCCCGATGCAAGACCCGCCGTTACCGATTGGCGCGTGTTGGGTCGCGCCGGGGGTCTGGCGTGGCTGGAACTGAAGCCACGCACGGGGCGCACCCATCAGTTGCGCGTCCACCTCGGCGCCATCGGAAGCCCCATCGTCGGCGATAAGGTCTACGGGGCCAGCCTGTTGGGCGACGATGCCGCCCCCCTGCACCTGCACGCCCGACAGGTTATCATCCCGCTGTATCCTTCGCGCGCGCCCATAACAATAACGGCGTACCCCCCTCCTCATATGTTAACCGCACTGAGAGCCTGTGGTTTCGATGAGGCCCCGCCCCCCGTTCCCTCTGGAGAAAGCGCGCCCGCCAGACAGGAAGAGGCGTCAAAAAATACTGCGAAATAA
- a CDS encoding Maf family protein has product MTVPRSGAPRLVLASASPRRVELLRQVGITPAHIAPADVDETAKASELPHQLARRLAEAKARAVAARYPGAVVLGADSAVAVGRRILGKPDDEVAARRFLDLLSGRRHRVVGGIAVIGADGRMSSKVITTAVAFKTLEPGEIDAYLAGGEWRGKAGGYAIQGRAALFVRKVVGSYPNVVGLALFEVANMLKNHGVVPNFHGGEAVCSNADL; this is encoded by the coding sequence ATGACGGTTCCCCGTTCAGGTGCCCCGCGGCTCGTTCTGGCGTCGGCATCCCCGCGGCGCGTCGAACTGCTTCGGCAGGTCGGAATTACGCCTGCGCATATCGCGCCGGCGGACGTTGACGAAACGGCGAAAGCGAGCGAACTTCCCCATCAACTGGCGCGTCGTCTGGCCGAAGCCAAGGCGCGCGCGGTGGCCGCCCGCTATCCCGGCGCGGTGGTGCTGGGCGCCGACAGCGCCGTCGCCGTCGGACGGCGCATTTTGGGCAAACCCGATGACGAGGTCGCGGCGCGACGGTTCCTAGATCTTTTGTCGGGGCGACGTCACCGTGTTGTCGGCGGTATCGCGGTGATCGGGGCGGATGGGCGGATGTCCAGTAAAGTAATAACGACCGCGGTCGCCTTTAAGACCCTGGAGCCGGGCGAAATCGACGCCTATCTCGCCGGCGGCGAATGGCGCGGCAAGGCCGGCGGGTACGCCATTCAAGGGCGCGCCGCGCTGTTTGTGCGCAAGGTCGTCGGCTCGTACCCCAATGTCGTCGGCCTCGCCTTGTTCGAGGTAGCGAACATGCTGAAAAACCACGGCGTCGTACCCAATTTTCATGGGGGTGAGGCGGTCTGCTCCAATGCCGATCTATGA
- a CDS encoding UPF0262 family protein, which yields MPDDAHYIAGIFLDERSVISRSPQVEHERKVAIYDLLEANHFKPKGDIEGPYNLHLSIEDNRLAFDVRDLHDQALIRFTLALSPFRSIIREYFMVCDSYFKAIKSASPSQIEAIDMGRRGLHNDGAELLRERLQGKVELDPNTARRLYTLICVMHVRVRD from the coding sequence ATGCCGGATGACGCACACTATATTGCCGGTATCTTCCTCGACGAGCGCTCGGTCATCAGCCGCAGCCCGCAGGTCGAACACGAACGCAAGGTGGCGATTTACGATCTTCTGGAAGCCAACCATTTTAAACCGAAGGGTGATATCGAGGGACCCTATAATTTGCATCTGTCGATCGAAGACAACCGCCTCGCCTTCGATGTGCGCGACCTGCACGATCAGGCGTTGATCCGCTTTACCTTGGCGCTGTCGCCGTTCCGTTCGATCATTCGCGAATACTTCATGGTTTGCGACAGCTACTTTAAGGCTATTAAAAGCGCAAGTCCTTCGCAGATCGAAGCCATCGACATGGGACGACGCGGACTACACAACGATGGCGCCGAACTGCTGCGCGAACGGCTTCAAGGCAAGGTCGAATTAGATCCCAACACGGCGCGCAGGCTGTATACCCTTATTTGCGTCATGCACGTGCGGGTGCGAGATTGA
- a CDS encoding thioredoxin family protein, whose protein sequence is MATIELTQGNLESTIKDNDILLIDFWAGWCGPCKSFAPVFEAASEKHPSVTFAKCDTEAEQMVASQFGIRSIPTLAIFREQILLYSQPGALPESALEELIGQVTSLDMEEVRAKVAEAQAQEAAGAGQDQDA, encoded by the coding sequence ATGGCGACCATCGAACTCACCCAGGGCAACCTGGAAAGCACGATTAAGGACAATGATATTTTACTGATCGACTTCTGGGCCGGTTGGTGTGGTCCTTGTAAATCTTTCGCCCCGGTTTTCGAGGCGGCCTCCGAAAAACACCCCTCCGTGACGTTCGCCAAGTGCGACACCGAGGCGGAACAGATGGTGGCCTCTCAGTTTGGTATCCGTTCAATCCCCACATTGGCGATTTTTCGCGAACAGATATTGCTGTACAGCCAACCCGGCGCTTTGCCTGAATCGGCTCTGGAGGAGTTGATCGGCCAGGTGACGTCGCTGGACATGGAAGAGGTCCGCGCCAAGGTCGCCGAGGCGCAGGCGCAGGAAGCGGCGGGCGCGGGTCAAGATCAGGACGCATAA
- a CDS encoding tetratricopeptide repeat protein, with translation MRRLFIAIALLVAISGLALWLLLRGHGEDPQTLLSMKKSQHTEALRVSAERGDEKAMVLLGDAYLNGDGVPKAPDRAMDWYKKAADKGDVQAAYDMAVLYERGLGVTQDYYAAAKWYRLAATFGKSVPAQFALGRLYFTGRGVENDFSKALKYYRMAAARGHAGAQYLLGAMYEEGWGLKVDLVQAYYWYTLAARHADQALAINPKYDPRSALKRIRVEMSKYQIGVGEKMLRDQAISAQ, from the coding sequence ATGCGCCGTCTGTTTATCGCTATCGCCCTGCTTGTCGCCATTTCCGGGTTGGCCCTTTGGCTTTTGCTGCGCGGCCATGGGGAGGATCCTCAGACCTTACTTTCCATGAAAAAAAGTCAGCACACCGAAGCCTTGCGCGTATCGGCGGAAAGGGGCGATGAAAAAGCGATGGTGCTTCTCGGCGACGCCTACCTAAACGGCGACGGTGTCCCCAAAGCGCCCGACAGGGCGATGGATTGGTACAAAAAGGCGGCGGACAAGGGCGATGTCCAAGCCGCCTACGATATGGCTGTTTTGTATGAGCGTGGGCTTGGCGTGACCCAGGATTATTATGCCGCGGCGAAGTGGTACCGTCTGGCGGCGACCTTCGGCAAGAGCGTTCCTGCGCAATTCGCCCTCGGCCGATTGTATTTTACCGGTCGGGGGGTAGAGAACGATTTTAGCAAGGCGCTTAAATATTACCGTATGGCCGCGGCGCGAGGACACGCGGGCGCGCAATATTTGTTGGGGGCGATGTACGAGGAAGGTTGGGGACTTAAGGTCGATTTGGTCCAGGCTTATTATTGGTACACCCTGGCGGCCCGCCACGCCGATCAGGCGTTGGCGATCAATCCGAAATACGATCCACGCTCGGCCTTGAAAAGAATTCGTGTTGAAATGAGTAAATATCAAATCGGCGTTGGGGAAAAAATGCTTCGCGACCAGGCGATTTCGGCGCAATGA
- a CDS encoding thioredoxin family protein, with protein sequence MVSLNTPICDFGWKAPDFSLPGVDGKTHTLAGVRGGRGTLVMFICNHCPYVKAVIERIVRDSRDLQALDIGVIAIMSNDPHDYPEDSFDNMGRVARHFGFTFPYVFDETQEVAKAYGAVCTPDFFGFNDALELQYRGRLDSSKKESAPADAHRDLFEAMRHVAQTGHGPKEQIPSMGCSIKWREDPTRPSG encoded by the coding sequence ATGGTTTCCCTGAACACGCCAATTTGCGATTTTGGCTGGAAAGCGCCGGATTTTTCTTTACCGGGCGTCGATGGGAAAACCCATACCTTGGCCGGCGTGCGCGGCGGGCGGGGAACGCTGGTGATGTTCATCTGCAACCACTGCCCCTACGTCAAGGCGGTCATTGAGCGCATCGTTCGCGACAGCCGGGATCTTCAGGCGCTGGACATCGGCGTGATCGCCATCATGTCCAACGATCCGCACGACTATCCGGAAGATTCCTTCGACAACATGGGACGCGTAGCCCGGCATTTTGGTTTTACTTTCCCCTATGTTTTCGACGAAACGCAAGAGGTCGCCAAGGCCTATGGCGCCGTCTGCACCCCCGATTTTTTCGGCTTTAACGACGCACTCGAACTGCAATACCGGGGCCGCTTGGACAGCTCCAAAAAGGAAAGCGCCCCCGCGGACGCCCACCGCGATCTTTTCGAGGCGATGCGCCACGTCGCCCAGACGGGACATGGCCCCAAGGAACAAATCCCGTCCATGGGCTGTTCGATCAAGTGGCGCGAGGATCCCACCCGGCCATCGGGTTGA
- a CDS encoding DUF3253 domain-containing protein encodes MPSNTEKPPLDPVAQTIIDMLAGGATPTFQDVAKAIAKARAKPKDGPDAWRRYLTAVRQQALYLARNGSLELTRKGVAIDPNDFKGLVRIRLPQAADRHATD; translated from the coding sequence ATGCCCAGTAATACCGAAAAACCTCCCTTGGACCCCGTCGCCCAAACGATTATCGATATGCTGGCCGGCGGCGCAACACCGACGTTCCAGGACGTCGCCAAGGCGATCGCCAAGGCGCGCGCCAAGCCCAAGGACGGTCCGGACGCTTGGCGGCGTTACCTGACGGCGGTGCGCCAACAGGCCTTGTATCTCGCGCGCAACGGCAGCCTGGAACTCACCCGCAAGGGCGTGGCCATAGATCCCAATGATTTCAAGGGGCTGGTCAGAATTCGTTTGCCGCAAGCGGCGGACCGACACGCAACGGACTGA
- the hisD gene encoding histidinol dehydrogenase, whose translation MPMRLNAHDAAFEAAFAKMLVSKREDSIDVNQTVAAILADVRARGDAAVLEYTERFDRIALNAESMAIGKDQLARAADGIDRETLDALVLAADRINAFHAKQVPDDLDYVDDSGVRLGYRWTPVHAAGLYVPGGTAAYPSSVLMNAIPAKVAGVGRLVMVVPTPDGVVNPLVLAAAHLAGVDEVYRIGGAQAIGALAYGTRSIAPVDKIVGPGNAFVAAAKKQVFGTVGIDMIAGPSEILVIADGDNDPDWIAADLLSQAEHDTAAQSILLTDDTAFADAVARAVEKRLETLPRADIARQSWCDFGVIITVDDLFAAGPIIDRIAAEHVELALADPDAMAGTFTNAGAIFMGRYTPEAIGDYVGGPNHVLPTARSARFSSGLGVLDFLKRSSIIACDAAGLNKIGPSAVRLAKAEGLDAHGLSVALRLNMPRT comes from the coding sequence ATGCCCATGCGTCTTAACGCCCACGATGCGGCATTCGAGGCCGCCTTCGCCAAAATGCTGGTCTCCAAACGCGAGGATAGTATCGACGTCAATCAGACGGTGGCGGCGATTTTAGCCGATGTGCGCGCGCGCGGCGATGCGGCTGTGCTTGAATACACCGAACGGTTCGATCGCATCGCCCTCAACGCCGAAAGCATGGCGATCGGCAAGGATCAACTGGCGCGCGCCGCCGACGGTATCGATCGGGAAACCTTGGACGCCCTGGTTTTAGCGGCGGACCGCATCAACGCGTTTCACGCCAAGCAGGTTCCGGACGACCTCGATTACGTCGATGATAGCGGCGTTCGCCTGGGCTACCGCTGGACCCCGGTGCATGCCGCCGGGTTGTATGTGCCGGGCGGCACGGCGGCTTATCCGTCATCGGTGTTGATGAACGCCATTCCGGCTAAGGTTGCCGGGGTAGGGCGCCTGGTGATGGTGGTGCCGACCCCGGACGGCGTCGTCAACCCGCTGGTGTTGGCGGCGGCCCACCTTGCCGGAGTGGACGAGGTCTATCGCATCGGTGGCGCGCAGGCGATCGGGGCGCTGGCTTATGGCACTCGGAGCATTGCTCCGGTGGACAAGATTGTGGGGCCGGGCAACGCCTTTGTCGCGGCGGCGAAAAAACAGGTGTTCGGAACCGTGGGCATCGACATGATCGCCGGGCCATCGGAAATCCTGGTGATCGCCGACGGCGACAACGATCCAGACTGGATCGCCGCCGACCTTCTCAGCCAGGCCGAACACGACACCGCCGCCCAGTCTATTTTATTGACCGATGATACCGCCTTTGCCGACGCCGTGGCGCGGGCGGTCGAGAAACGCCTGGAAACCTTGCCCCGGGCGGATATCGCTCGGCAAAGCTGGTGCGATTTCGGTGTCATCATCACGGTGGACGACCTGTTCGCGGCGGGACCGATCATCGATCGCATCGCGGCGGAGCACGTCGAACTGGCGCTCGCCGATCCGGACGCCATGGCGGGCACCTTCACCAATGCCGGGGCGATTTTCATGGGACGCTACACCCCCGAGGCGATCGGCGATTATGTCGGCGGCCCGAACCACGTATTGCCGACCGCCAGAAGCGCGCGGTTTTCTTCGGGACTTGGGGTCTTGGATTTTCTCAAGAGAAGCTCCATTATTGCGTGCGACGCGGCGGGGCTAAATAAAATCGGTCCTTCCGCGGTGCGTTTGGCCAAGGCCGAGGGGTTGGACGCCCACGGTCTTTCCGTCGCACTCAGATTAAACATGCCCAGGACCTGA